A single uncultured Acetobacterium sp. DNA region contains:
- the nifK gene encoding nitrogenase molybdenum-iron protein subunit beta, whose amino-acid sequence MLDLTPKEVSERKALRINPLKTCQPVGAIYAALGVHNCMPHSHGSQGCCSFHRMFLTRHFKEPAIAASSSFTEGASVFGGGSNLKTAIKNIFEIYNPDIIAVHTTCLSETIGDDLVTYITDAKIPEGKIVVHTNTPSYVGSHITGYSNMIVGLINYLSQNTGETNGKLALFPGFVNPGDMREMKKIMTLMGVEYTMLPDTSGVMDAPMTGTYNMYPKGGTKIDDIKDLGNCELSIGLGEITSIAPVEFLEKKCKVPYKTLSLPIGVELTDQFVMALNHFSKNEVPYALEEERGQLVDILLDSHQYTQNKKVAIYGDPDTVLGLAAFALEMGMIPKYLTTGTPGKDFEANAQALFEKFGVEGCVAKSNVDLFLLQQWIKNDGVDLLIGGTHGKYLAKAEDIPFVRAGFPILDRYVHSYLPLVGYKGGMRLAEMILNALMDRQDRDCEDEDMEMIM is encoded by the coding sequence ATGTTAGATTTAACCCCAAAAGAAGTATCCGAAAGAAAAGCGCTCCGAATTAACCCATTAAAGACCTGTCAACCGGTTGGCGCAATTTATGCCGCCCTTGGCGTTCATAATTGCATGCCCCATAGCCATGGCTCACAGGGATGCTGCTCATTTCATCGCATGTTCTTAACCCGTCATTTTAAAGAACCGGCCATCGCAGCGTCTAGCTCATTTACCGAAGGCGCATCTGTTTTCGGTGGTGGCTCTAATCTTAAAACAGCGATTAAAAATATCTTTGAAATTTATAATCCCGATATTATTGCCGTTCATACCACCTGCCTCAGTGAAACCATCGGGGATGATCTGGTTACCTACATCACGGATGCTAAAATTCCCGAAGGAAAAATAGTTGTTCATACCAATACTCCAAGTTATGTTGGTTCACACATAACTGGATATTCCAACATGATTGTCGGGTTAATCAATTACCTGTCTCAAAACACCGGCGAAACGAATGGCAAACTTGCCCTCTTCCCAGGTTTTGTCAATCCTGGTGATATGCGTGAAATGAAAAAAATCATGACCCTGATGGGTGTGGAATACACCATGCTTCCTGATACCAGTGGTGTTATGGATGCCCCAATGACTGGTACCTATAACATGTATCCCAAAGGTGGCACTAAAATTGATGACATCAAAGACCTGGGCAACTGTGAACTGTCAATTGGATTAGGTGAAATTACATCCATTGCACCGGTTGAATTTTTAGAAAAGAAATGCAAGGTGCCCTATAAAACCTTATCTTTACCGATTGGTGTTGAACTGACCGACCAATTTGTAATGGCTTTAAATCATTTTTCTAAAAATGAAGTCCCTTATGCTTTAGAAGAAGAACGTGGACAACTGGTTGATATCCTATTGGATTCTCATCAGTATACACAAAACAAAAAAGTTGCCATTTACGGCGATCCTGATACGGTTTTAGGCTTAGCAGCATTTGCTCTGGAAATGGGGATGATCCCCAAATATTTAACCACCGGAACCCCTGGCAAAGATTTTGAAGCCAATGCCCAAGCTCTTTTTGAAAAATTTGGTGTTGAAGGTTGTGTTGCTAAAAGCAATGTTGATTTATTCCTGCTTCAACAATGGATTAAAAATGACGGCGTCGATCTACTGATTGGTGGTACTCATGGCAAGTATCTGGCGAAAGCCGAAGATATTCCCTTTGTCAGAGCTGGTTTCCCAATTCTTGATCGCTATGTCCATTCTTATCTGCCACTTGTTGGCTACAAAGGTGGCATGCGTTTAGCCGAAATGATTTTAAATGCGCTCATGGATCGTCAAGATCGTGACTGCGAAGATGAAGATATGGAAATGATTATGTAA
- a CDS encoding DUF6773 family protein, whose amino-acid sequence MKKFKKVVDERQEMELYKIEHVCFWIVFWLLLGSIVVQSMFLNAPFSQWGFEWAVFMICCIGVIVGCYKKGQWDFYSKPTTKNYLLYSLIGAGAFAIIYAVAMFINNDYFKDNLPALGALTALIFAMLFALIFAALFITGTLIKNRQKKLEDEFNDDTQK is encoded by the coding sequence ATGAAAAAATTTAAAAAAGTGGTGGATGAACGCCAGGAAATGGAATTATATAAAATTGAACATGTGTGTTTCTGGATTGTTTTCTGGCTGCTGCTGGGCAGTATCGTTGTCCAATCGATGTTCTTGAATGCTCCTTTTAGTCAATGGGGTTTTGAATGGGCAGTCTTTATGATCTGCTGCATTGGTGTTATCGTCGGCTGTTATAAAAAAGGCCAATGGGATTTTTACAGCAAACCCACTACCAAAAACTATCTGCTTTACAGTCTCATCGGTGCTGGTGCCTTTGCCATCATTTATGCCGTTGCCATGTTTATAAATAACGATTATTTTAAAGACAATCTGCCGGCTCTCGGCGCGCTGACGGCACTGATCTTTGCCATGCTATTTGCGTTGATCTTTGCCGCCCTGTTTATCACCGGTACCCTAATAAAAAACAGACAAAAGAAGCTGGAAGACGAATTCAACGATGATACACAGAAATAA
- the nifD gene encoding nitrogenase molybdenum-iron protein alpha chain, giving the protein MNSREKVLDKYDSKIYKNRKEHIIQIEDGEPNVIAADTRAIPGILTNRGCCYAGCKGVVIGPLKDVATIVHGPIGCSYYTWGTRRHKSKSEGDMKNFSEYCLSTDMQETDIVFGGDKKLRQAIDETMAIFNPSCIMICSTCPIGLIGDDIHAVAAKAEADYGIKILAFSCEGYKGVSQSGGHHIANNGLMKHIIGTGDAESVKYSINLLGEYNIGGDGWEISRILKRVGYNIVSTMTGDGSVEELKNAHIADLNLVQCHRSINYIAEMLKTKYGTEWLKVNFIGIEGIKQSLRDTAAFFNDPELTARTEEVIADEIDEIMEEMALYKTKLEGKTAAVYVGGSRTHHYINLLKTLGVEVVLAGYEFAHRDDYEGREVLPSIKMDADSKNIESITVEKDPEKYRTFHTEERIQELKDAGLPIESYTGLWSDINDKAMVTDDFNHFETEEFLKLLKPDIFFSGIKDKYVVQHSGIPSRQLHSYDYSGPYAGFKGALNFAKEVTLAVNTPAWNLVQAPWKSEPTLEGSLGGME; this is encoded by the coding sequence TTGAATTCAAGAGAAAAAGTACTCGACAAATACGATTCAAAAATATATAAAAATCGAAAAGAACATATCATTCAAATCGAAGATGGCGAACCCAATGTGATCGCCGCCGATACCCGGGCAATTCCAGGGATCCTGACCAACCGTGGCTGTTGCTACGCCGGATGTAAAGGGGTTGTTATCGGCCCATTAAAAGATGTGGCAACCATTGTTCATGGACCCATCGGTTGTAGTTACTACACCTGGGGTACCAGACGACATAAATCCAAAAGTGAAGGCGATATGAAGAATTTCTCAGAATATTGTCTCTCAACCGATATGCAGGAAACCGATATTGTTTTCGGTGGCGATAAAAAACTGCGCCAAGCCATCGATGAAACTATGGCGATTTTCAATCCTTCCTGTATTATGATTTGCTCCACCTGTCCCATTGGACTGATTGGTGATGATATACATGCAGTGGCTGCCAAAGCCGAAGCAGATTATGGTATCAAAATTTTAGCCTTTAGTTGCGAAGGTTACAAAGGCGTCAGCCAATCTGGCGGTCATCATATTGCCAACAATGGTTTAATGAAACATATTATTGGTACCGGCGATGCCGAATCGGTAAAATATTCCATCAACCTTTTAGGTGAATATAATATCGGTGGGGATGGCTGGGAAATCAGTCGGATCCTAAAACGGGTCGGTTACAACATTGTTTCCACTATGACTGGCGACGGCAGTGTTGAAGAACTGAAAAATGCTCATATTGCTGATTTAAATCTGGTTCAATGTCATCGTTCCATCAACTATATTGCGGAAATGTTAAAAACGAAATATGGAACCGAATGGTTAAAAGTCAATTTCATTGGAATTGAAGGGATTAAACAATCCTTGCGCGACACCGCCGCATTTTTTAATGACCCTGAATTAACCGCCCGAACAGAAGAAGTCATCGCCGACGAAATTGATGAAATCATGGAAGAAATGGCCCTTTATAAAACGAAACTCGAAGGTAAAACCGCTGCTGTTTACGTTGGCGGCTCCCGAACCCATCATTACATCAACCTCTTAAAAACCCTTGGTGTTGAAGTTGTTTTAGCCGGTTATGAATTCGCCCATCGTGATGATTACGAAGGTCGTGAAGTCCTTCCATCGATTAAGATGGATGCTGATTCTAAAAATATTGAAAGTATCACGGTCGAAAAAGATCCCGAAAAATACCGAACTTTTCATACTGAAGAACGGATTCAGGAATTAAAAGATGCTGGTTTACCAATCGAATCTTACACCGGTTTATGGTCTGATATTAATGACAAAGCAATGGTTACCGATGACTTTAACCATTTTGAAACAGAAGAATTTTTAAAACTGTTAAAACCAGATATTTTCTTCTCTGGTATTAAAGATAAATATGTTGTTCAGCATTCCGGTATCCCATCACGACAATTGCATTCTTACGATTACAGCGGACCTTATGCAGGTTTTAAAGGTGCATTAAACTTTGCAAAAGAAGTTACTTTAGCTGTCAATACACCAGCTTGGAATTTGGTTCAAGCTCCTTGGAAAAGTGAGCCGACATTAGAAGGCAGTTTAGGAGGTATGGAATAA
- the nifH gene encoding nitrogenase iron protein has protein sequence MRQIAIYGKGGIGKSTTTQNLTAGLGIMGKKIMVVGCDPKADSTRLLLGGLAQKTVLDTLREEGEEIELEAILKPGFRDIMCVESGGPEPGVGCAGRGIITSIGMLEQLGAYTDELDYVFYDVLGDVVCGGFAMPMREGKAQEIYIVASGEMMALYAANNIAKGVQKYATTGGIRLGGIICNSRNVDGEKELVEAFAKELGSQMIYFVPRDNMVQRAEINKKTVLEFDDTAGQAQEYRNLAAAIDNNKMFVIPKPMHQDRLEEILMEHGIMDI, from the coding sequence ATGAGACAAATCGCTATTTATGGTAAAGGTGGAATCGGTAAATCTACCACTACTCAAAACTTAACCGCTGGACTTGGCATTATGGGCAAGAAAATTATGGTTGTCGGCTGTGATCCAAAAGCAGATTCAACACGGTTGTTGCTTGGTGGACTGGCACAAAAAACCGTATTGGATACCCTTCGTGAAGAAGGTGAAGAAATTGAACTGGAAGCAATCTTAAAACCAGGCTTTCGCGATATCATGTGTGTTGAATCTGGTGGTCCAGAACCAGGCGTTGGATGTGCCGGTCGCGGGATTATCACTTCAATTGGGATGCTGGAACAATTAGGCGCTTATACCGATGAATTGGATTATGTATTCTACGATGTTTTAGGCGATGTTGTATGTGGTGGTTTTGCAATGCCAATGCGTGAAGGTAAAGCACAGGAAATTTACATTGTCGCTTCTGGCGAAATGATGGCTTTATATGCTGCCAATAATATTGCCAAAGGCGTTCAAAAATATGCAACCACTGGTGGTATTCGTTTAGGCGGAATCATTTGTAACAGTCGTAATGTTGATGGTGAAAAAGAATTGGTTGAAGCATTTGCTAAAGAACTGGGCAGTCAAATGATTTACTTTGTGCCACGAGATAACATGGTCCAACGTGCCGAAATCAATAAAAAGACCGTTTTAGAATTTGATGACACTGCCGGACAAGCTCAGGAATACCGAAACTTAGCCGCTGCTATTGATAATAATAAAATGTTTGTTATTCCAAAGCCCATGCACCAGGATCGTCTTGAAGAAATCCTGATGGAACATGGAATTATGGATATTTAA
- a CDS encoding P-II family nitrogen regulator: protein MLMIRSIIRPEKAGIVLSELLSAGFSAVTKLDVYGRGKQKGIKVGEVQYDELPKVMLLCIVNDEDKDDVIRVVMKNAKTGENGTFGDGRIFVTPVEEAYTISTGKSGL, encoded by the coding sequence ATGTTAATGATTAGATCAATTATTAGACCAGAAAAAGCAGGAATCGTATTATCGGAGCTCTTATCCGCGGGTTTCTCAGCTGTTACTAAATTAGATGTTTATGGACGTGGTAAGCAAAAAGGGATTAAAGTTGGCGAAGTTCAATATGATGAGCTCCCCAAAGTAATGTTACTTTGTATTGTTAATGATGAAGATAAAGATGATGTCATCAGAGTTGTTATGAAAAACGCAAAAACAGGTGAAAACGGAACTTTTGGAGATGGCCGTATCTTTGTTACCCCCGTTGAGGAAGCATATACCATCAGTACTGGCAAATCCGGCCTGTAA
- the nifB gene encoding nitrogenase cofactor biosynthesis protein NifB — protein MSKNLVNLNVNPCKMCMPMGAANAFYGIKKCMNILHGSQGCSTYIRRHMATHYNEPIDIASSSLTEEGTVYGGQKNLLLGIENLIKLYDPEIIGVSTTCLAETIGEDIEYIVKIFYEQHPEATVKIIPVKSAGYSGTQFEGFTHTLKAIVANVDMDTKKHKKINVITTMISPADTRYLKELLEDFELDYILLPDISENLDGVHKTTYDRLPMHGTSLAEIKQMGGARMTIEISNTMKPEDSPGVFLNEKYGVPYQRLDLPMGLKATDALINLLSKLSKKPIPEKITKQRGRYLDGMIDSHKYNADGRVAIFGEPDFVVSTVHLCCENGIMPVIAATGSDYSHLQESINAELSKLSESLYVDEFAILDDVDFETIESEALRLGANMMLGNSDGRRIEEKRHIPLIRCAFPIHDRIGGQRIRTLGYEGSLNLLDQMTNTLLHALEGGFRESLYNTYYNEGPKSKYGLEPIHEIIPANSASVKDKDMMTIEEKTANHPCYSCGAAQKNARMHLPIAPKCNIQCNYCVRKFDCMNESRPGVTTEILSPEEAFVKYKAVKEKVPNLTVVGIAGPGDALANFEETKATLSLIRDYDPDVTFCVSTNGLMLPYYAKELAKLNVSHVTVTVNAVDPAIGAKIYKHVHFMGKYYIGEAGAALLLANQMAGIKMLIDEGILVKINTVTLMGINDKHIEEVVKTVKDLGCFISNIMPLIPVKGSAFEDLKIATNQQINEIRDQCGSHLKQMYHCKQCRADAIGKLDEDISIEFRKESEQGIELNPTPTNGIRFATVSKGGMLIDQHFGQATDLYIYDFLNNEVQFKEKRNISKYCAGEENCDDKDDKISQILKALDDCDGVITMRIGDLPAQKLAKKGIKVFSTYNRIEDAVKIAAHELLNTSGGL, from the coding sequence ATGTCTAAAAATTTAGTTAATTTAAATGTCAACCCTTGTAAGATGTGTATGCCCATGGGAGCAGCCAATGCTTTCTATGGCATCAAAAAATGCATGAATATACTCCATGGTTCACAAGGCTGCAGCACTTATATTCGCCGACACATGGCCACCCACTACAATGAACCCATCGATATCGCCTCCTCATCATTAACCGAAGAGGGCACTGTCTATGGGGGGCAGAAAAACCTGCTCCTGGGCATTGAAAACCTGATTAAATTATATGATCCCGAAATCATTGGTGTTTCGACGACTTGCCTGGCTGAAACCATTGGCGAAGATATCGAATATATTGTCAAGATATTCTATGAGCAACATCCCGAAGCAACCGTGAAAATTATTCCCGTCAAATCGGCTGGCTACAGCGGTACTCAATTTGAAGGCTTTACCCATACCTTAAAAGCGATTGTTGCCAACGTGGATATGGACACCAAAAAGCATAAAAAAATAAATGTGATCACGACCATGATCTCTCCTGCCGATACTCGATATTTAAAAGAACTCCTTGAAGATTTTGAACTTGACTATATCTTATTACCAGATATCTCCGAGAATTTGGATGGTGTCCACAAAACTACTTATGATCGTCTCCCCATGCATGGCACCTCTTTAGCAGAGATTAAACAAATGGGCGGCGCACGAATGACCATCGAAATATCAAATACTATGAAACCCGAAGACTCACCAGGCGTATTTCTCAATGAAAAATATGGCGTTCCCTATCAACGACTGGATTTACCAATGGGATTAAAAGCCACCGATGCTTTGATTAATCTTTTATCAAAATTGTCAAAAAAACCAATCCCAGAGAAAATTACTAAGCAACGAGGCCGTTACCTGGATGGCATGATTGATTCCCATAAATACAATGCTGATGGTCGCGTGGCTATTTTTGGAGAACCAGATTTTGTGGTTTCGACCGTTCATCTGTGCTGTGAAAATGGCATTATGCCGGTTATTGCTGCCACTGGCTCAGACTATTCACACTTACAGGAAAGTATTAATGCCGAATTATCCAAACTGTCCGAATCCCTATACGTTGATGAATTCGCGATTCTCGACGATGTGGATTTTGAAACCATTGAATCTGAAGCCTTAAGACTAGGCGCTAATATGATGCTCGGCAACTCGGATGGCCGACGGATTGAAGAAAAACGCCACATCCCCCTGATCCGTTGCGCTTTTCCAATCCACGATCGGATTGGCGGACAGCGGATTCGAACCCTCGGTTATGAAGGATCCCTCAATCTTTTGGATCAAATGACCAATACCCTTCTTCATGCTTTGGAAGGTGGCTTTAGAGAATCACTTTACAATACTTACTATAACGAGGGACCAAAATCAAAATACGGGCTGGAACCAATCCATGAAATAATCCCTGCAAATTCAGCCTCAGTGAAGGATAAGGATATGATGACAATCGAAGAAAAAACAGCGAATCACCCCTGCTACAGTTGCGGAGCTGCTCAAAAAAATGCTCGGATGCATTTGCCCATCGCCCCTAAATGCAATATTCAATGCAACTATTGCGTACGAAAATTTGACTGTATGAATGAAAGCCGCCCGGGTGTCACCACTGAAATTCTATCACCCGAAGAAGCTTTCGTCAAATACAAAGCGGTCAAAGAAAAAGTGCCAAATCTTACCGTCGTTGGTATTGCCGGACCTGGCGATGCCTTGGCGAATTTTGAAGAAACAAAAGCGACGCTTTCCCTGATTCGCGATTATGACCCGGATGTTACCTTTTGTGTCTCCACCAATGGTTTGATGCTTCCCTATTATGCCAAAGAGCTGGCAAAATTAAATGTTTCCCATGTCACTGTGACCGTTAATGCGGTTGACCCGGCTATTGGTGCCAAAATATACAAACATGTTCACTTCATGGGTAAATATTATATCGGTGAAGCCGGGGCCGCGCTGTTATTGGCCAATCAGATGGCTGGTATTAAAATGCTCATCGATGAAGGCATTCTAGTAAAAATCAACACCGTGACACTGATGGGTATTAATGATAAGCATATTGAAGAAGTCGTCAAAACCGTTAAAGATCTGGGTTGTTTTATTTCTAATATTATGCCACTGATTCCTGTCAAAGGCAGTGCCTTTGAAGATCTGAAAATTGCCACCAATCAACAAATCAATGAAATTCGTGATCAATGCGGTTCCCACTTAAAGCAAATGTATCACTGCAAACAATGCCGGGCCGACGCCATTGGTAAACTTGATGAAGATATTTCCATTGAGTTTAGAAAAGAATCCGAACAAGGTATTGAACTTAATCCAACCCCAACGAATGGTATCCGTTTTGCCACCGTATCAAAAGGTGGCATGCTCATCGACCAGCATTTTGGACAAGCGACAGACTTATACATTTATGATTTTCTAAACAATGAAGTCCAATTTAAAGAAAAACGCAACATCAGTAAATATTGTGCCGGCGAAGAAAATTGCGATGACAAAGACGATAAGATTTCT
- a CDS encoding Fe-only nitrogenase accessory AnfO family protein, with product MKENLNIMAVFCDDSNQIARFDEMTNFVFYTKEESCWRKSDMVPFAPDLSGGLASIRENIQQMLGVFNSCKIIITKSITGIPYQVFDRSGFIICESEAFDLDLLDAIQADLISQDENINEDELRLANTPFETDVPGYYSIDLTQVQKKHPEMSSKMVLLPFLEETPFYSLEVVCDHIPPWFDHKLAEMQLSYRIVDKIIENKFEENKNDSTKHVVITHLVCE from the coding sequence ATGAAAGAAAATCTAAACATAATGGCTGTTTTTTGTGATGACAGCAACCAGATTGCCCGGTTTGATGAGATGACAAATTTTGTTTTCTATACCAAAGAAGAATCCTGCTGGCGCAAGTCCGACATGGTTCCTTTTGCACCAGATCTTTCCGGTGGACTAGCTTCCATCCGTGAAAATATCCAACAGATGCTGGGAGTATTTAACTCCTGCAAGATTATTATTACCAAATCCATAACCGGCATCCCTTATCAAGTTTTTGATCGTTCTGGCTTTATCATCTGCGAATCCGAAGCGTTTGATCTGGATCTACTGGACGCCATTCAGGCTGATTTAATCAGTCAAGATGAGAACATCAACGAAGATGAATTACGCTTGGCTAATACGCCTTTCGAAACTGATGTGCCAGGATATTATTCCATCGATTTAACCCAGGTGCAGAAAAAGCACCCGGAAATGAGTTCAAAAATGGTACTATTGCCCTTTTTAGAAGAGACCCCGTTCTACTCACTGGAGGTAGTTTGTGACCATATTCCCCCATGGTTTGATCACAAATTAGCCGAAATGCAACTCAGCTACCGCATTGTAGACAAAATCATTGAAAATAAATTCGAAGAAAATAAAAATGATTCCACCAAGCATGTGGTGATTACTCATCTTGTGTGTGAATAA
- a CDS encoding P-II family nitrogen regulator, with product MKEVMAIIRQNKVNQTKEALVQEGFPAFTCVKVLGRGKKTIDLSVIQDIVESGEVPVSTVGEALTEPTRLISKRFFTLIVEDEDVDKVVSIIIDTNTTGNAGDGKIFILPIDESIRVRSGEKHADAF from the coding sequence ATGAAAGAAGTTATGGCAATTATTCGACAGAATAAGGTAAACCAAACCAAAGAAGCCCTCGTACAAGAAGGCTTTCCAGCCTTCACTTGCGTTAAGGTTCTTGGCCGCGGTAAAAAAACAATTGATTTATCAGTGATTCAAGATATTGTTGAATCCGGTGAAGTGCCAGTATCCACTGTTGGCGAAGCATTAACTGAGCCCACTCGTTTAATTTCAAAAAGATTTTTCACACTCATTGTTGAAGATGAAGATGTTGATAAAGTCGTTTCCATTATTATCGATACCAATACAACCGGAAATGCCGGCGATGGAAAAATATTTATTCTTCCAATCGATGAATCCATTCGTGTCCGTAGTGGAGAAAAACATGCCGACGCATTTTAG
- a CDS encoding cation diffusion facilitator family transporter yields MKQTNRTNRTKKAALLSIGSNTVLIIFKVIAGLLSGSVSIISEAIHSSMDLVASCVAFMAVRTSSKPADRDHPYGHGKIENISGIVEGVLIFIAAGLIIFEAVKKIMEPVEIEQAGIAIAVMAGAAIVNFFISKYLYKVAKEEDSMALEADALHLKTDVYTSLGVGVGILLIQLTGLMVLDSIVAILVALLIVKEAWGLFRNALQYLMDKRLSDEEEQEIMTVIEKVKSDCSAQVVDYHKLKTRKSGNIRHIDFHITVDPSLTVMEAHDIVGCFKKELCEVLKNTRVNVHIDPYNYQEEDENLGIL; encoded by the coding sequence ATGAAACAAACAAACCGAACAAATCGAACCAAAAAAGCGGCATTATTATCAATTGGCTCAAATACGGTGTTGATTATTTTTAAAGTCATTGCAGGATTATTGAGTGGGTCTGTCAGTATTATTTCAGAAGCGATCCATTCATCAATGGATCTGGTGGCATCCTGTGTTGCCTTTATGGCCGTTCGGACATCATCAAAACCGGCAGATCGGGATCATCCCTATGGTCATGGGAAAATCGAAAATATTTCTGGCATCGTCGAAGGCGTCTTGATCTTCATTGCCGCCGGGTTGATAATTTTTGAAGCCGTGAAGAAAATAATGGAGCCGGTGGAAATCGAACAGGCGGGGATCGCCATCGCGGTGATGGCCGGAGCGGCGATCGTTAATTTTTTCATTTCGAAATATCTGTACAAGGTTGCTAAAGAAGAAGATTCTATGGCTTTGGAAGCCGATGCACTGCATCTAAAAACGGATGTTTACACGTCATTAGGCGTCGGGGTTGGTATCTTGCTCATTCAATTAACCGGCTTAATGGTGTTGGATTCAATTGTGGCAATTCTCGTGGCGCTGCTGATTGTTAAGGAAGCTTGGGGACTTTTCCGAAACGCTCTCCAATATCTGATGGATAAACGACTTTCTGATGAGGAAGAACAGGAAATAATGACAGTGATTGAAAAAGTCAAGTCTGACTGTTCTGCTCAAGTGGTTGATTATCATAAGTTGAAAACAAGAAAGTCCGGTAATATTAGACACATCGATTTTCATATTACAGTGGACCCAAGCCTGACAGTGATGGAAGCCCATGATATTGTCGGGTGCTTTAAAAAGGAATTGTGTGAAGTGTTAAAAAATACCCGGGTAAACGTTCATATTGATCCCTATAATTATCAGGAAGAAGATGAAAATCTGGGTATTCTCTAA
- the nifE gene encoding nitrogenase iron-molybdenum cofactor biosynthesis protein NifE — protein sequence MRNDKDILPERAQSIRFSECSGDGSGIKCEAESVSGSISQRACVYCGARVVLNPITDAFHIVHGPIGCSSYTWDIRGSLSSGEEIYRNSYSTDLRERDVIFGGEKKLIAAIDEVMTMHAPKLIFIYATCIVGVIGDDIVAVCNAAEEKYGIRVIPVKSPGFSGTKKTGYKAACNAIMSLIRPAVLPVEKTIGVNILGDFNLAGEMWIIKEYLHRIGVKPIANITGDSTCEDLKKAPTAQLNLVQCAGSMTYLAKQMEEEFDIPFIKVSFFGVTDTSDSLMRIAYAIGGEDIINKTKAFIEEEKNRVIPLLNRYKKNLEGKKAAIYVGGGFKAISLIRQFEEFGIKTVMVGTQTGSKEDYALIQSLVGEDTIILDDANPAELEAFMLEMGADILVGGVKERPLAYKLGVAFCDHNHERKRPLAGYEGSLNFASEINLSMNSPVWETIAIGGK from the coding sequence ATGAGAAATGATAAAGATATTTTACCAGAAAGAGCCCAATCAATTCGTTTTTCGGAATGCAGCGGAGATGGCAGTGGGATTAAATGTGAAGCCGAAAGTGTCTCTGGTTCAATTAGTCAGCGTGCCTGTGTCTATTGTGGTGCCAGAGTTGTATTAAATCCCATCACAGATGCTTTTCATATTGTCCATGGTCCGATCGGATGTTCAAGCTATACCTGGGATATTCGAGGAAGCCTTTCAAGCGGAGAAGAAATCTACCGCAACAGTTATTCCACCGATTTAAGAGAACGTGATGTAATCTTCGGGGGCGAAAAAAAGTTGATTGCCGCCATTGATGAAGTCATGACCATGCACGCCCCCAAATTAATTTTTATTTATGCCACCTGTATTGTCGGTGTCATCGGTGATGATATTGTCGCCGTTTGTAATGCCGCCGAAGAAAAATATGGGATTCGCGTCATCCCGGTTAAATCTCCGGGCTTTTCAGGAACCAAAAAAACCGGTTACAAAGCCGCTTGTAATGCCATTATGAGCCTGATTCGACCAGCCGTGTTACCCGTTGAAAAAACAATTGGCGTTAACATCTTAGGCGATTTTAATCTGGCTGGAGAAATGTGGATAATCAAAGAGTATCTCCATCGCATCGGGGTTAAGCCGATTGCCAATATCACGGGTGACTCCACCTGTGAGGATTTAAAAAAAGCGCCAACCGCCCAGCTGAATCTTGTTCAGTGTGCCGGGTCGATGACCTATCTGGCCAAACAAATGGAAGAAGAATTTGATATTCCCTTTATTAAAGTCAGCTTTTTCGGGGTAACTGATACGTCCGATTCGCTGATGCGCATCGCCTATGCGATCGGCGGCGAAGACATTATTAACAAGACCAAAGCTTTTATTGAAGAAGAAAAAAATAGAGTTATTCCTCTTTTAAATAGATACAAAAAAAACCTTGAAGGAAAAAAGGCTGCCATTTATGTTGGCGGCGGATTTAAAGCAATCTCTCTGATTCGTCAATTTGAAGAATTTGGAATAAAAACAGTCATGGTCGGTACCCAAACCGGAAGCAAAGAAGACTATGCCCTGATCCAAAGCCTGGTTGGCGAAGATACCATAATACTAGATGATGCAAACCCGGCCGAACTGGAAGCATTTATGCTTGAAATGGGCGCTGATATCCTGGTTGGCGGGGTCAAAGAAAGACCGCTGGCCTACAAACTCGGCGTCGCATTTTGTGACCATAACCACGAACGGAAACGACCGCTGGCCGGTTACGAAGGCTCCCTTAATTTTGCATCCGAAATCAATCTTTCGATGAACAGCCCGGTATGGGAAACCATCGCCATAGGAGGTAAATAA